In Choloepus didactylus isolate mChoDid1 chromosome 18, mChoDid1.pri, whole genome shotgun sequence, a single genomic region encodes these proteins:
- the LOC119513092 gene encoding keratin-associated protein 4-8-like isoform X3, translating into MVNSCCGSVCSDQGCGQGLCEETCCRPSCCQTTCCRTTCCRPSCCVSSCCRPSCCGSSCCGTSCCRPSCCISSCCRPSCCGSSCCGSICCRPSCCISSCCRPSCCGSSCCRPSCCGSSCCGSSCCRPSCCISSCCRPSCCNPCCCRPCCCLRPVCGQVCCHTSCYRPTCVISTCPRPTCCTSSSCC; encoded by the exons ATGGTCAACTCCTGTTGTGGCTCCGTCTGCTCTGACCAGGGCTGTGGCCAAGGCCTCTGCGAGGAGACCTGCTGCCGCCCCAGCTGCTGCCAGACCACCTGCTGCAGGACCACCTGCTGCCGCCCCAGCTGCTGCGTGTCCAGCTGCTGCCGCCCCAGTTGCTGTGGTTCTAGCTGCTGTGGAACCAGCTGCTGCCGTCCCAGCTGCTGCATTTCCAGCTGCTGCCGTCCCTCTTGCTGTGGTTCTAGCTGCTGTGGTTCCATCTGCTGCCGCCCCAGCTGCTGCATCTCCAGCTGCTGCCGCC CCAGCTGCTGTGGATCCAGCTGCTGCCGCCCTTCTTGCTGTGGATCCAGCTGCTGTGGTTCCAGCTGCTGCCGCCCCAGCTGCTGCATCTCCAGCTGCTGCCGTCCTTCTTGCTGTAATCCCTGCTGCTGCCGCCCCTGCTGCTGCCTGCGCCCAGTCTGTGGCCAAGTCTGCTGCCACACCTCCTGCTACCGCCCAACCTGCGTCATCTCCACCTGCCCCCGCCCCACCTGCTGCacttcctcctcctgctgctgA
- the LOC119513092 gene encoding keratin-associated protein 4-8-like isoform X2, translating into MVNSCCGSVCSDQGCGQGLCEETCCRPSCCQTTCCRTTCCRPSCCVCCRPSCCGSSCCGSICCRPSCCISSCCRPSCCGSSCCGSSCCRPSCCVSSCCRPSCCGSSCCGSSCCRPSCCGSSCCGSSCCRPSCCISSCCRPSCCNPCCCRPCCCLRPVCGQVCCHTSCYRPTCVISTCPRPTCCTSSSCC; encoded by the exons ATGGTCAACTCCTGTTGTGGCTCCGTCTGCTCTGACCAGGGCTGTGGCCAAGGCCTCTGCGAGGAGACCTGCTGCCGCCCCAGCTGCTGCCAGACCACCTGCTGCAGGACCACCTGCTGCCGCCCCAGCTGCTGCGT CTGCTGCCGTCCCTCTTGCTGTGGTTCTAGCTGCTGTGGTTCCATCTGCTGCCGCCCCAGCTGCTGCATCTCCAGCTGCTGCCGCCCTTCTTGCTGTGGATCTAGCTGCTGTGGTTCCAGCTGCTGTCGCCCCAGCTGCTGCGTCTCCAGCTGCTGCCGTCCTTCTTGCTGTGGATCCAGCTGCTGTGGATCCAGCTGCTGCCGCCCTTCTTGCTGTGGATCCAGCTGCTGTGGTTCCAGCTGCTGCCGCCCCAGCTGCTGCATCTCCAGCTGCTGCCGTCCTTCTTGCTGTAATCCCTGCTGCTGCCGCCCCTGCTGCTGCCTGCGCCCAGTCTGTGGCCAAGTCTGCTGCCACACCTCCTGCTACCGCCCAACCTGCGTCATCTCCACCTGCCCCCGCCCCACCTGCTGCacttcctcctcctgctgctgA
- the LOC119513092 gene encoding keratin-associated protein 4-6-like isoform X1: protein MVNSCCGSVCSDQGCGQGLCEETCCRPSCCQTTCCRTTCCRPSCCVSSCCRPSCCGSSCCGTSCCRPSCCISSCCRPSCCGSSCCGSICCRPSCCISSCCRPSCCGSSCCGSSCCRPSCCVSSCCRPSCCGSSCCGSSCCRPSCCGSSCCGSSCCRPSCCISSCCRPSCCNPCCCRPCCCLRPVCGQVCCHTSCYRPTCVISTCPRPTCCTSSSCC, encoded by the coding sequence ATGGTCAACTCCTGTTGTGGCTCCGTCTGCTCTGACCAGGGCTGTGGCCAAGGCCTCTGCGAGGAGACCTGCTGCCGCCCCAGCTGCTGCCAGACCACCTGCTGCAGGACCACCTGCTGCCGCCCCAGCTGCTGCGTGTCCAGCTGCTGCCGCCCCAGTTGCTGTGGTTCTAGCTGCTGTGGAACCAGCTGCTGCCGTCCCAGCTGCTGCATTTCCAGCTGCTGCCGTCCCTCTTGCTGTGGTTCTAGCTGCTGTGGTTCCATCTGCTGCCGCCCCAGCTGCTGCATCTCCAGCTGCTGCCGCCCTTCTTGCTGTGGATCTAGCTGCTGTGGTTCCAGCTGCTGTCGCCCCAGCTGCTGCGTCTCCAGCTGCTGCCGTCCTTCTTGCTGTGGATCCAGCTGCTGTGGATCCAGCTGCTGCCGCCCTTCTTGCTGTGGATCCAGCTGCTGTGGTTCCAGCTGCTGCCGCCCCAGCTGCTGCATCTCCAGCTGCTGCCGTCCTTCTTGCTGTAATCCCTGCTGCTGCCGCCCCTGCTGCTGCCTGCGCCCAGTCTGTGGCCAAGTCTGCTGCCACACCTCCTGCTACCGCCCAACCTGCGTCATCTCCACCTGCCCCCGCCCCACCTGCTGCacttcctcctcctgctgctgA
- the LOC119513092 gene encoding keratin-associated protein 4-11-like isoform X4: MVNSCCGSVCSDQGCGQGLCEETCCRPSCCQTTCCRTTCCRPSCCVSSCCRPSCCGSSCCGTSCCRPSCCISSCCRPSCCGSSCCGSICCRPSCCISSCCRPSCCVSSCCRPSCCNPCCCRPCCCLRPVCGQVCCHTSCYRPTCVISTCPRPTCCTSSSCC; encoded by the exons ATGGTCAACTCCTGTTGTGGCTCCGTCTGCTCTGACCAGGGCTGTGGCCAAGGCCTCTGCGAGGAGACCTGCTGCCGCCCCAGCTGCTGCCAGACCACCTGCTGCAGGACCACCTGCTGCCGCCCCAGCTGCTGCGTGTCCAGCTGCTGCCGCCCCAGTTGCTGTGGTTCTAGCTGCTGTGGAACCAGCTGCTGCCGTCCCAGCTGCTGCATTTCCAGCTGCTGCCGTCCCTCTTGCTGTGGTTCTAGCTGCTGTGGTTCCATCTGCTGCCGCCCCAGCTGCTGCATCTCCAGCTGCTGCCGCCCTTCTTGCTGTG TCTCCAGCTGCTGCCGTCCTTCTTGCTGTAATCCCTGCTGCTGCCGCCCCTGCTGCTGCCTGCGCCCAGTCTGTGGCCAAGTCTGCTGCCACACCTCCTGCTACCGCCCAACCTGCGTCATCTCCACCTGCCCCCGCCCCACCTGCTGCacttcctcctcctgctgctgA